From Verrucomicrobiota bacterium, one genomic window encodes:
- a CDS encoding type II toxin-antitoxin system ParD family antitoxin, with protein MNVSLSRTWEEYVRSEVATGEYGNASEVVRDALRMLREHQEMRAMEEMRVAFAHTDPHGGQGEPSAAERELISQLVRQHRKRKPAA; from the coding sequence ATGAACGTTTCATTGTCACGAACGTGGGAAGAATATGTGCGCAGCGAGGTGGCCACGGGTGAATATGGCAACGCCAGCGAAGTGGTGCGGGATGCCCTTCGCATGTTGCGGGAACATCAGGAAATGCGCGCCATGGAGGAAATGCGCGTGGCGTTCGCCCATACCGATCCCCACGGGGGGCAAGGGGAACCCAGTGCGGCGGAACGTGAGTTGATCAGTCAACTCGTGCGGCAGCATCGCAAACGCAAGCCTGCGGCATGA
- a CDS encoding putative toxin-antitoxin system toxin component, PIN family — MIVVLDTNVVIEAVFWPRSTARRALAGLARRRFKTAVNQLILEEYAAILAQVRERLFPAAQPSGALAWLAAKSIHVEPAPLPGKLSRDPDDNLFVATAIAAQAAYLVTQDRDLLVLQKPFGVAIVTPAEFMRQIGWR; from the coding sequence ATGATTGTCGTGCTGGATACCAATGTCGTCATTGAGGCGGTCTTTTGGCCGCGCAGCACTGCGCGCCGCGCCTTGGCGGGTTTGGCGCGCCGCCGATTTAAAACCGCCGTCAATCAACTGATTTTGGAGGAATATGCCGCCATCCTTGCGCAGGTGCGGGAGCGTTTGTTTCCAGCCGCACAACCCTCGGGTGCGTTGGCTTGGTTGGCCGCCAAATCCATCCACGTCGAACCGGCTCCGTTGCCCGGCAAACTGAGCCGTGATCCTGATGATAACCTGTTTGTGGCCACCGCCATTGCCGCGCAGGCCGCTTACCTGGTCACGCAAGATCGCGATCTGCTGGTTTTGCAGAAACCGTTTGGCGTGGCGATCGTCACGCCGGCGGAGTTCATGCGCCAGATTGGTTGGCGCTGA
- a CDS encoding transketolase C-terminal domain-containing protein — protein MSADNTVVQAVQAPALKPIEIKSKLAGTPVQTPKYSVNVKTAQGREVVLADPRATRALVALMNLHAVNGGAACHWGGPAAFAEINAAVHGIMFATQGKPWFEAFNYVNDAGHTENGVYALRAQYGFDGMTFESLKGFRSIQSKLTGHGESHLNPEGVLLSNGPLSSSIPQAEGLAIADKLAGRDRVTVCVASDGASMEGEAREAYASIPGLAAKGRMNPFVLVVSDNDTKLSGRISKDAFTMAPSFAAMPALGWKVISVANGHDLQEVYAAIEKAIAETQANPKQPVFVQVKTIKGYGVKSTMENSAGGHGFPLGNGEKIVEFVNEIWGGQAPAEFATWAQALRSEWEAKEAAKKAKAASAPAATPAVKKDKVQTGLAKGAVRAAQEGLPVFSVSSDVQGSTGISLFQKSFPDRWIELGIAEANMVSVAAGLSKHGYIPIVDTFGQFGITKGNLPLTMAALSQAPVIAVFSHIGFQDAADGASHQATTYISAISSIPHTAVIMPSCPDEAESLMYEAIKRLAADRAAGKDGESYIFFVGRENYPMYWVEGSKYPWGKAQVIRQGNDVVLIGCGVLFSKAVEAGKKLAEKGIQATVINNPFINQVDLETIGAAVKACQGRVVTIEDHQLVCGMGAQVAHALAMAGIPHIMKSLGIPGEFGQSAYLAEQLYERHGLTTAKMMEAAIALVGNK, from the coding sequence ATGAGTGCTGATAATACTGTGGTGCAAGCGGTGCAAGCGCCGGCGCTGAAACCGATCGAAATCAAGTCCAAGCTGGCCGGCACCCCCGTCCAGACACCGAAATATTCGGTGAACGTGAAGACGGCCCAAGGCCGGGAAGTGGTGCTGGCTGATCCACGCGCCACCCGCGCGCTGGTGGCCTTGATGAACCTGCACGCCGTCAACGGCGGCGCGGCCTGCCACTGGGGCGGCCCGGCGGCCTTTGCCGAAATCAACGCGGCGGTACATGGCATCATGTTCGCCACCCAAGGCAAACCTTGGTTTGAAGCATTCAATTACGTCAATGATGCCGGTCACACCGAAAACGGCGTCTATGCGCTGCGCGCCCAATACGGCTTTGACGGGATGACCTTTGAATCACTCAAGGGTTTCCGCAGTATCCAAAGCAAACTGACCGGCCACGGGGAATCGCACCTGAATCCTGAAGGCGTGCTGCTGAGCAACGGACCGCTGAGTTCCTCCATTCCGCAGGCCGAGGGATTGGCCATTGCCGACAAATTGGCAGGCCGCGACCGCGTGACCGTCTGCGTGGCCTCCGATGGCGCTTCCATGGAAGGTGAAGCCCGCGAAGCCTATGCCTCGATCCCCGGCTTGGCCGCCAAAGGGCGCATGAATCCGTTCGTGCTGGTGGTTTCCGATAACGACACCAAACTCTCCGGTCGCATCAGCAAGGATGCCTTCACCATGGCACCAAGTTTCGCCGCCATGCCCGCCCTCGGCTGGAAAGTGATCAGCGTGGCCAATGGCCACGACCTCCAGGAAGTCTATGCCGCGATTGAAAAGGCCATCGCCGAAACCCAGGCCAACCCGAAGCAGCCGGTATTCGTGCAGGTAAAAACCATCAAGGGTTACGGCGTGAAATCCACCATGGAAAACTCCGCCGGTGGCCACGGGTTCCCGCTGGGCAACGGCGAAAAAATCGTCGAGTTCGTCAACGAAATCTGGGGCGGCCAGGCGCCCGCAGAATTTGCCACGTGGGCTCAGGCGCTTCGTAGTGAATGGGAAGCCAAGGAAGCCGCCAAGAAAGCCAAGGCGGCCAGCGCGCCAGCGGCGACTCCGGCGGTGAAGAAAGACAAGGTGCAAACCGGTTTGGCCAAGGGCGCGGTTCGCGCCGCCCAGGAAGGACTGCCGGTCTTTTCCGTCTCTTCCGACGTGCAAGGTTCCACCGGGATCAGCCTGTTCCAAAAGAGTTTCCCGGATCGCTGGATTGAACTGGGCATCGCCGAAGCGAACATGGTCAGCGTAGCGGCTGGTCTTTCCAAGCATGGCTATATTCCCATCGTGGATACCTTTGGCCAATTCGGCATCACCAAGGGCAACCTGCCCCTGACCATGGCCGCGCTCTCGCAAGCACCGGTCATTGCGGTATTCTCGCACATTGGTTTTCAGGATGCCGCCGATGGCGCGTCCCACCAGGCCACCACCTACATCTCCGCCATCAGTTCCATCCCGCACACGGCAGTCATCATGCCCTCCTGCCCGGATGAAGCCGAGTCGCTGATGTATGAAGCCATCAAGCGTTTGGCGGCGGACCGCGCGGCGGGCAAGGATGGCGAGAGTTACATCTTCTTCGTGGGCCGCGAGAATTACCCGATGTACTGGGTGGAAGGCTCCAAGTATCCGTGGGGCAAGGCCCAAGTCATCCGGCAGGGCAACGATGTGGTGTTGATCGGCTGCGGCGTGCTGTTCAGCAAAGCCGTGGAAGCCGGCAAGAAGCTGGCGGAAAAAGGCATTCAAGCCACCGTCATCAACAACCCGTTCATCAATCAAGTGGACCTCGAGACCATCGGCGCGGCGGTCAAGGCGTGCCAAGGCCGCGTGGTGACCATCGAAGATCACCAGTTGGTCTGCGGCATGGGTGCGCAGGTAGCCCACGCGCTGGCCATGGCGGGCATTCCGCACATCATGAAGTCCCTCGGTATCCCCGGTGAATTCGGCCAATCCGCCTATCTCGCCGAGCAGCTCTACGAGCGGCATGGTTTGACCACGGCGAAGATGATGGAAGCCGCCATCGCCCTGGTGGGTAACAAATAA